In one Dama dama isolate Ldn47 chromosome 5, ASM3311817v1, whole genome shotgun sequence genomic region, the following are encoded:
- the LOC133055961 gene encoding LOW QUALITY PROTEIN: ADP-ribose pyrophosphatase, mitochondrial-like (The sequence of the model RefSeq protein was modified relative to this genomic sequence to represent the inferred CDS: substituted 1 base at 1 genomic stop codon), whose product MMSGFHGTKHSHNKAQTSPYPGSKVQRSQVPNDKVGWFVEWRDYNLVXYTAVSVLAGPQWADPQISESNFSPKFNEKDGQVERKSQNGLYEVENGRPRNPAGRTGLVGRGLLGRWGPNHAADPIITRWKRDRSGNKITHPISGKNISQSVAIKRKDCGEWAIPGGMVDPGEKISATLKREFGEEALNSLQKSSAEKKELQEKLHQLFSQEHLVIYKGYVDDPQNTDNAWMETEAVNYHDETGEIMDNLTLEAGDDAGKVKWMDISDKRKLYASYAQFIKLVAEKRDAHWSEDAETGCPG is encoded by the coding sequence ATGATGTCTGGTTTTCATGGTACCAAACATTCCCACAACAAGGCTCAGACATCTCCTTATCCAGGTTCAAAAGTTCAACGCAGCCAGGTTCCTAATGATAAAGTGGGCTGGTTTGTTGAGTGGCGTGACTATAATCTTGTGTAATACACTGCAGTTTCTGTCCTGGCTGGACCTCAGTGGGCAGATCCTCAGATCAGTGAAAGCAACTTCTCTCCCAAGTTTAATGAAAAGGATGGGCAGGTTGAGAGAAAGAGCCAGAATGGCCTGTATGAGGTTGAAAATGGAAGACCTAGAAATCCTGCAGGACGGACTGGACTGGTTGGCCGGGGGCTTTTGGGGCGATGGGGCCCCAATCATGCTGCAGATCCCATCATAACCAGGTGGAAAAGGGATAGAAGTGGAAATAAAATCACCCATCCCATTTCTGGGAAAAACATCTCACAGTCTGttgcaataaaaaggaaagactgTGGAGAATGGGCAATCCCAGGGGGGATGGTGGATCCAGGAGAGAAGATTAGTGCCACACTGAAAAGAGAATTTGGTGAGGAAGCGCTCAACTCCTTACAGAAATCCAGTGCTGAGAAGAAAGAATTGCAGGAAAAGTTGCACCAGCTCTTCAGCCAGGAACATCTAGTGATATATAAAGGTTATGTTGATGATCCTCAAAACACTGATAATGCATGGATGGAGACAGAAGCTGTGAATTACCATGATGAAACAGGTGAAATAATGGATAACCTTACCTTAGAAGCTGGAGATGATGCTGGAAAGGTGAAATGGATGGACATCAGTGATAAACGCAAGCTTTATGCTAGTTATGCTCAGTTCATCAAGCTTGTGGCGGAGAAACGAGATGCACACTGGAGTGAGGACGCTGAGACTGGCTGCCCTGGGTAA